Proteins from one Ramlibacter sp. PS4R-6 genomic window:
- a CDS encoding enoyl-CoA hydratase-related protein, whose product MTEKTVLYEARGAVALVTLNRPQALNSFTREMHEQLWDAFAKIEHDKSIRAMVLTGAGRGFCAGADLAEFDFTPGPDLVKRADPGPIIDQAFNPTVRKLQALRVPTVAAINGSAAGAGVSIAMGCDLALAASNASFTLAFSKIGLVPDAGGTWFLIKKLGLARAMGAAMLSDKMPANDAKEWGMIWDVVPEGQNCVEAAMKLAQRLATMPTKALVETRRLLRAAASHDLDHQLDLERDTQSALGRTHDYFEGVGAFREKRAPNFKGE is encoded by the coding sequence ATGACCGAGAAGACGGTGCTGTACGAGGCACGCGGCGCGGTGGCGCTGGTGACGCTCAACCGGCCGCAGGCGCTCAACAGCTTCACGCGCGAGATGCACGAGCAGCTGTGGGACGCGTTCGCGAAGATCGAGCACGACAAATCGATCCGCGCCATGGTGCTCACGGGCGCGGGCCGCGGTTTCTGCGCCGGCGCCGACCTCGCGGAATTCGACTTCACGCCGGGCCCCGACCTGGTGAAGCGCGCCGACCCCGGCCCCATCATCGACCAGGCCTTCAATCCCACGGTGCGCAAGCTGCAGGCGCTGCGCGTGCCGACGGTCGCCGCGATCAACGGCAGCGCCGCGGGGGCGGGCGTGTCCATCGCCATGGGCTGCGACCTCGCGCTGGCCGCATCGAACGCGTCGTTCACGCTCGCGTTCAGCAAGATCGGCCTGGTGCCCGATGCGGGCGGCACGTGGTTTTTGATCAAGAAGCTGGGCCTGGCGCGCGCCATGGGCGCCGCGATGCTGTCCGACAAGATGCCCGCGAACGACGCCAAGGAATGGGGAATGATCTGGGACGTCGTGCCGGAAGGCCAGAACTGCGTCGAGGCGGCGATGAAGCTCGCGCAGCGCCTGGCCACGATGCCGACGAAGGCCCTGGTGGAGACGCGGCGCCTGCTGCGCGCCGCCGCCAGCCACGACCTGGACCACCAGCTGGATCTCGAGCGCGACACGCAATCGGCGCTGGGCCGCACGCACGACTACTTCGAAGGCGTGGGCGCCTTCCGCGAGAAGCGCGCGCCCAACTTCAAGGGCGAATGA
- a CDS encoding enoyl-CoA hydratase: MAYETILTRTEAGKVGVITLNRPKALNALSDQLMDELGAALKAFDADDAIGCIVVTGSEKAFAAGADIGAMKTYGFADVYKGEYISRNWETIRSVRKPVIAAVAGFALGGGCEVAMMCDIVIAADNAKFGQPEIKLGIIPGSGGTQRLPRALGKSKAMDMVLTARMMDAQEAERSGLVSRVVPLDKLMDEALAAAIVIADMPPLAAIAAKEAVNRAFESSLTDGVWYERRLFHALFATEDQKEGMDAFASKRKAEFKGR, translated from the coding sequence ATGGCCTACGAAACCATCCTCACCCGCACCGAGGCGGGCAAGGTCGGTGTGATCACCTTGAACCGCCCCAAGGCGCTCAATGCGCTGAGCGACCAGCTGATGGACGAACTCGGCGCGGCGCTGAAAGCCTTCGACGCCGACGACGCGATCGGCTGCATCGTCGTCACCGGCAGCGAGAAGGCCTTCGCGGCCGGCGCCGACATCGGCGCGATGAAGACCTACGGTTTCGCCGACGTCTACAAGGGCGAGTACATCTCGCGCAACTGGGAAACCATCCGCAGCGTGCGCAAGCCGGTGATCGCCGCGGTGGCGGGCTTCGCGCTGGGCGGAGGCTGCGAGGTGGCGATGATGTGCGACATCGTCATCGCCGCCGACAACGCGAAGTTCGGCCAGCCCGAGATCAAGCTGGGGATCATCCCCGGCTCCGGCGGGACGCAGCGCCTGCCGCGCGCACTCGGCAAGTCCAAGGCGATGGACATGGTGCTGACCGCACGCATGATGGATGCCCAGGAAGCCGAGCGCTCGGGCCTCGTCAGCCGCGTCGTGCCGCTGGACAAGCTGATGGACGAAGCGCTGGCCGCGGCGATCGTCATCGCCGACATGCCGCCGCTGGCGGCGATCGCCGCGAAGGAGGCGGTCAACCGCGCTTTCGAAAGCTCGTTGACCGACGGCGTCTGGTACGAGCGGCGCCTGTTCCATGCGCTCTTCGCCACCGAGGACCAGAAGGAAGGCATGGACGCCTTCGCTTCCAAGCGCAAGGCGGAATTCAAGGGTCGCTGA
- the ribB gene encoding 3,4-dihydroxy-2-butanone-4-phosphate synthase, with product MSTETVSADPVSAIPLSPMPEVIAAVAAGEPVLVLDDAERENEADIVVAAERITPATMAMMIREGSGIVCLCITPQKASELKLKPMVEVNRSRFATAFTQSIEAAFGVTTGVSAADRVQTIQCALRSTLEHSEVVSPGHVFPLVAKKGGTLERDGHTEASVDLPMLAGLQRAGALCELMNPDGTMARGAQVRDFAQAHGLKCTTVQAVAEWRRRHPQRD from the coding sequence ATGTCGACAGAAACCGTCAGCGCCGACCCCGTGTCGGCCATCCCCCTTTCCCCGATGCCCGAGGTCATCGCCGCCGTCGCGGCGGGCGAACCGGTGCTGGTGCTCGACGATGCCGAGCGCGAGAACGAGGCCGACATCGTCGTCGCGGCCGAGCGCATCACGCCGGCCACGATGGCGATGATGATCCGCGAGGGCAGCGGCATCGTGTGCCTGTGCATCACGCCGCAGAAGGCGAGCGAGCTCAAGCTCAAGCCCATGGTCGAGGTCAACCGCTCGCGCTTCGCCACCGCCTTCACGCAATCGATCGAGGCGGCCTTCGGTGTCACGACCGGCGTATCGGCCGCCGACCGCGTGCAGACCATCCAGTGCGCGCTGCGCTCGACGCTGGAACACAGCGAGGTCGTCAGTCCCGGCCACGTGTTCCCGCTTGTCGCGAAGAAGGGCGGCACGCTGGAGCGCGACGGGCACACCGAAGCGTCGGTGGACCTGCCGATGCTGGCGGGCCTGCAGCGCGCGGGCGCGCTGTGCGAGCTGATGAACCCCGACGGCACGATGGCGCGCGGCGCGCAAGTGCGCGACTTCGCGCAGGCCCATGGCCTGAAGTGCACGACGGTGCAGGCGGTGGCCGAGTGGCGCCGCCGCCATCCGCAGCGGGACTGA
- a CDS encoding EF-hand domain-containing protein, translated as MKRVVIAGLACVAALARAGDGPVVAPRDPWVPPAVRAQPHSGHETRGEALRGQVERKLRESFEAADTEGRGTITREQARAAGLGVVADNFDAIDHARSGRVGFDDLKRFLRARGARTL; from the coding sequence GTGAAGCGCGTCGTCATCGCCGGCTTGGCCTGCGTCGCCGCGCTGGCGCGTGCCGGCGACGGGCCGGTCGTCGCGCCGCGCGACCCGTGGGTGCCGCCGGCCGTGCGCGCGCAGCCGCACTCGGGGCACGAGACGCGCGGCGAGGCGCTGCGCGGGCAGGTCGAGCGCAAGCTGCGAGAGAGCTTCGAGGCTGCCGACACCGAGGGCCGCGGCACCATCACGCGCGAGCAGGCGCGTGCGGCGGGCCTCGGCGTCGTCGCCGACAACTTCGACGCCATCGACCATGCGCGCAGCGGCCGCGTGGGCTTCGACGACCTCAAGCGCTTCCTGCGCGCCCGCGGCGCGCGCACGCTCTAG